A section of the Stenotrophomonas sp. 364 genome encodes:
- a CDS encoding TonB-dependent siderophore receptor — translation MSFRDLSPRSLRRAPLGLALLSVLSLASPLAQADTAADASDAKTLDKVSVLGERAAPSSTTRLPISLQETPQSSSVIGLQRLQDESLFSLNDVMRNVTGVSVSFYDTQRPLYYARGFAITDFQVDGIPTYSGSTNQEYDTAFYDSVEVIRGANGLLSGAGVPSATVNLLRKRPGKTFDASFSVSAGSWDYQRMEADVTAPLTADGRFRSRVVAAYTDRDFYYDRYKENKMAGMAVLEGDLTDSTTVTVGYQTQDNNPVGSTWGTVPFFDSQGNFAHLPRSTNVAPKWSYWQRETSTVFANLEQHFGENWLLKVNTAYTRGNVQNVRLYGTGYPDPATGAGIYLRTAAGDSEDTRRNVDAYLSGTFDLFGREHDVTLGGQWSDLESTTNTLALNYPADWARCGTERCYYIPNIRSWDGDISEVTYTRTGARRVARTRQSGVYLATRLRLADPLSLIAGARLSRWETLTRAYNVAGAYTATSGAYKVKDEVTPYVGLVYDITPQFSVYGSYTEIFNPQNYKDKNENLLAPVQGSNLEAGIKSQWFDGRLTANAAVFEAKQDNYAMRDMSVPDGSLSDGSSAYIGVNGTKARGWEVDINGEILPGWTVNAGFTHVKVTRAATDQLYANPAEDLLQLNTQVQLRGALSRLSVGGGVQWQSKVQGYNIPYPLGGTVTVNQPAYALVQFNANYRITDNWTATLSVRNALDKTYWANLDYNNYGEPRFVAASLRWTF, via the coding sequence ATGTCCTTCCGCGACCTTTCGCCCCGCTCCCTCCGCCGCGCCCCGCTGGGCCTGGCCCTGCTTTCCGTGCTGTCGCTGGCTTCGCCCCTGGCCCAGGCCGACACTGCCGCCGACGCCAGCGACGCCAAGACGCTGGACAAGGTCAGCGTGCTGGGCGAGCGCGCCGCGCCGTCCAGCACCACGCGCCTGCCGATCAGCCTGCAGGAAACCCCGCAGTCGTCCAGCGTGATCGGCCTGCAGCGGCTGCAGGACGAATCGCTGTTCAGCCTCAACGATGTCATGCGCAACGTCACCGGCGTCAGCGTGTCCTTCTACGACACCCAGCGCCCGCTGTACTACGCGCGCGGCTTTGCCATCACCGATTTCCAGGTGGATGGCATTCCCACCTACAGCGGTTCGACCAACCAGGAATACGACACCGCCTTCTACGACAGCGTGGAAGTGATCCGCGGTGCCAACGGCCTGCTCAGCGGTGCCGGCGTGCCCTCGGCCACGGTCAACCTGCTGCGCAAGCGCCCGGGCAAGACGTTCGATGCGTCGTTCTCGGTCAGCGCCGGCAGCTGGGACTACCAGCGCATGGAAGCGGACGTGACCGCGCCGCTGACCGCCGACGGCCGCTTCCGCAGCCGCGTGGTGGCCGCCTACACCGATCGTGATTTCTATTACGACCGCTACAAGGAAAACAAGATGGCCGGCATGGCCGTGCTGGAAGGTGACCTCACCGACAGCACCACCGTGACCGTGGGCTACCAGACCCAGGACAACAACCCGGTCGGCTCGACCTGGGGCACCGTGCCGTTCTTCGACAGCCAGGGCAACTTCGCGCACCTGCCGCGCTCGACCAACGTGGCCCCGAAGTGGAGCTACTGGCAGCGCGAAACCAGCACCGTGTTCGCCAACCTGGAACAGCATTTCGGCGAGAACTGGCTGCTCAAGGTCAACACCGCCTACACCCGCGGCAACGTGCAGAATGTGCGCCTGTACGGCACCGGCTACCCGGACCCGGCCACAGGCGCGGGCATCTACCTGCGCACCGCGGCCGGCGATTCGGAAGACACCCGGCGCAACGTGGATGCCTACCTGAGCGGCACCTTCGATCTGTTCGGGCGCGAGCATGACGTGACCCTGGGCGGGCAGTGGTCCGACCTGGAAAGCACCACCAACACCCTCGCCCTGAACTACCCCGCCGACTGGGCGCGCTGCGGCACCGAGCGCTGCTACTACATCCCCAACATCCGTTCATGGGATGGCGACATTTCCGAAGTGACCTACACGCGTACCGGTGCCCGCCGCGTGGCGCGCACCCGGCAGAGCGGCGTGTACCTGGCCACCCGCCTGCGCCTGGCCGATCCGCTGTCGCTGATCGCCGGCGCGCGCCTGAGCCGCTGGGAGACGCTGACCCGCGCCTACAACGTGGCCGGTGCGTACACCGCCACCAGCGGTGCCTACAAGGTGAAGGACGAGGTGACGCCGTACGTGGGCCTGGTGTATGACATCACCCCGCAGTTCTCGGTCTACGGCAGCTACACCGAAATCTTCAACCCGCAGAACTACAAGGACAAGAACGAGAACCTGCTGGCGCCAGTGCAGGGCTCCAACCTGGAAGCGGGCATCAAGAGCCAGTGGTTCGACGGCCGCCTGACCGCCAATGCGGCGGTGTTCGAGGCCAAGCAGGACAACTACGCGATGCGCGACATGAGCGTGCCCGACGGCTCGCTGAGCGACGGCAGCTCGGCCTACATCGGCGTCAACGGCACCAAGGCGCGCGGCTGGGAAGTGGACATCAACGGCGAGATCCTGCCGGGCTGGACGGTCAATGCCGGCTTCACCCACGTCAAGGTGACCCGCGCGGCCACCGACCAGCTGTACGCCAACCCGGCCGAAGACCTGCTGCAGCTCAACACGCAGGTGCAGCTGCGCGGTGCGCTGTCGCGCCTGAGCGTGGGCGGCGGCGTGCAGTGGCAGAGCAAGGTGCAGGGCTACAACATCCCCTACCCGCTGGGCGGCACGGTCACGGTGAACCAGCCGGCGTATGCGCTGGTGCAGTTCAACGCCAACTATCGCATCACCGACAACTGGACGGCCACGCTGAGCGTGCGCAACGCGCTGGACAAGACCTACTGGGCCAATCTGGACTACAACAACTACGGCGAACCGCGCTTCGTGGCGGCCAGCCTGCGCTGGACGTTCTGA
- the mqo gene encoding malate dehydrogenase (quinone): MKKLAKVVLGLFVLLLLVAAVFLYWPLHQRSVPAAGNDKPVDVVLVGGGIMSITLATFLQELQPDWNIQVYERLDGVALESSDGWNNAGTGHSAFAELNYTPELPDGSIETKRAVGIAEQFEISRQFWSHQVKAGRLSQPSDFINPTPHMSFVWGDDNIAYLHKRQQALVKNPLFYGMQYSEDAAQIRQWAPLLMEGRDPKQKVAATWMPLGTDVNFGVITRQLTAGLQRSPNFQLHLKHEVGALRQNDDKTWNVTVKDLTSGTESTIKSRFVFIGAGGAALKLLQLSGIPEAKNYAGFPVGGQFLAFQNPAIAGRHTVKAYGMAETGSPPMSVPHLDARKLDGKPVVLFGPFALYSTKFLKHGSWFDLYSSVNHNNVAGMLDVGAENLDLVKYLMGQARLNDADRQAELVKYFPNAKREDWKLVTAGQRVQIIKRDPEKGPVLQFGTEIVTDKDHTLAALLGASPGASTSPPIMLDLLKKAFPQQMAAGWEARLQQIVPSYGRKLNESAALTNEIRRQTSDTLKLPYLDVPVETSPAVMLTPPPAAKPAQKTRNANEELQAL; encoded by the coding sequence ATGAAAAAACTCGCGAAGGTCGTCCTCGGCCTGTTCGTGCTGCTGCTATTGGTGGCAGCCGTGTTCCTGTACTGGCCGCTGCACCAGCGCTCGGTTCCGGCCGCCGGCAACGACAAGCCGGTCGACGTCGTGCTGGTTGGTGGCGGCATCATGAGCATCACCCTGGCCACGTTCCTGCAGGAGCTGCAGCCGGACTGGAACATCCAGGTGTATGAACGCCTGGACGGCGTGGCGCTGGAAAGCTCGGACGGCTGGAACAACGCCGGCACCGGCCATTCGGCCTTCGCCGAGCTGAACTACACCCCGGAACTGCCCGACGGCAGCATCGAGACCAAGCGCGCGGTGGGCATCGCCGAGCAGTTCGAGATCTCGCGCCAGTTCTGGTCGCACCAGGTGAAGGCCGGCCGGCTCAGCCAGCCGTCGGACTTCATCAACCCGACCCCGCACATGAGCTTCGTCTGGGGCGACGACAACATCGCCTACCTGCACAAGCGCCAGCAGGCGCTGGTCAAGAACCCGCTGTTCTACGGCATGCAGTACTCCGAGGACGCCGCGCAGATCAGGCAGTGGGCGCCGCTGCTGATGGAAGGCCGCGACCCGAAGCAGAAGGTGGCCGCCACCTGGATGCCGCTGGGCACTGACGTCAATTTCGGCGTGATCACCCGCCAGCTCACCGCCGGCCTGCAGCGCAGCCCGAATTTCCAGCTGCACCTGAAGCACGAAGTGGGCGCGCTGCGCCAGAACGATGACAAGACCTGGAACGTGACCGTGAAGGACCTCACGTCCGGCACCGAGTCCACGATCAAGTCGCGCTTCGTGTTCATCGGTGCCGGCGGTGCCGCGCTGAAGCTCCTGCAGCTGTCGGGCATTCCCGAAGCGAAGAATTACGCCGGCTTCCCGGTGGGTGGCCAGTTCCTGGCCTTCCAGAACCCGGCCATCGCCGGGCGCCACACGGTGAAGGCCTACGGCATGGCCGAGACCGGCTCGCCGCCGATGTCGGTGCCGCACCTGGATGCGCGCAAGCTGGACGGCAAGCCGGTGGTGCTGTTCGGTCCGTTCGCGCTGTACAGCACCAAGTTCCTCAAGCACGGTTCGTGGTTCGACCTGTATTCGTCGGTGAACCACAACAACGTGGCCGGCATGCTGGACGTGGGCGCGGAAAACCTGGACCTGGTGAAGTACCTGATGGGCCAGGCGCGCCTGAACGACGCCGACCGCCAGGCCGAACTGGTGAAGTACTTCCCCAATGCCAAGCGCGAGGACTGGAAGCTTGTCACCGCCGGCCAGCGCGTGCAGATCATCAAGCGCGATCCGGAGAAGGGGCCGGTGCTGCAGTTCGGCACCGAGATCGTGACCGACAAGGACCACACCCTGGCCGCGCTGCTGGGTGCCTCGCCGGGTGCGTCGACCTCGCCGCCGATCATGCTGGACCTGCTGAAGAAGGCCTTCCCGCAGCAGATGGCGGCCGGCTGGGAAGCGCGCCTGCAGCAGATCGTGCCGTCCTATGGGCGCAAGCTCAACGAGAGTGCGGCGCTGACCAACGAGATCCGCCGCCAGACCAGCGACACGCTGAAGCTGCCCTACCTGGACGTGCCGGTGGAAACCTCGCCGGCAGTGATGCTGACCCCGCCGCCGGCCGCCAAGCCGGCGCAGAAGACGCGCAACGCCAACGAGGAACTGCAGGCGCTGTAA
- a CDS encoding PAAR domain-containing protein: protein MARMLVVVGDHLHLGGTVVAGSPFTDIDGRAVARVNDPVVCKVHGPGVIASGDATLIIDGNPVARHGDKASCGCTLLAGQQAMVSVDAGGSGGSKASGLSRAAAVLGGVASVLDAMKGIKAGPTPSYVPDGAPAPQCWVRDHEAQIAVNADGRYYETLDPHGTKYPWEFPVSYHIAVPAKSGGDVVVSIKARVTPLAGVTPGDVTTAKLRMMEGVDEHWNGRFTLTVNDPLCGTRSFPIRYEIQWVDAGQDYTLLLHKDYDREMVDPPNVYISTTTDKWTYAHEFAHTLGLPDEYSENEDDASDTVRYARPDGSFDPATVEAQSFRESTDPLSTIMSTYQSTGTHPRFAWNIGMEVQQLLSREIGREITCTVS, encoded by the coding sequence ATGGCAAGGATGCTGGTCGTGGTCGGTGACCACCTCCATCTGGGCGGTACGGTAGTAGCCGGTTCCCCGTTCACGGATATCGACGGACGCGCCGTCGCCCGGGTCAACGACCCGGTGGTCTGCAAGGTGCATGGCCCCGGGGTGATCGCCAGCGGCGACGCCACCCTCATCATCGACGGCAACCCGGTGGCCCGCCACGGCGACAAGGCCAGCTGCGGCTGTACGCTGCTGGCCGGCCAGCAGGCGATGGTCAGCGTGGATGCCGGGGGCAGCGGGGGCAGCAAAGCCAGCGGCCTGAGCCGGGCGGCCGCCGTGCTGGGCGGCGTTGCCTCGGTGCTGGATGCGATGAAGGGCATCAAGGCCGGCCCCACGCCGTCGTATGTGCCTGACGGGGCGCCTGCGCCGCAGTGCTGGGTGCGCGACCACGAGGCGCAGATAGCGGTCAATGCCGACGGCCGCTATTACGAGACCCTCGATCCGCACGGGACCAAGTACCCATGGGAGTTCCCCGTGTCCTACCATATCGCCGTGCCCGCCAAGAGCGGCGGTGACGTGGTGGTGTCGATCAAAGCCCGCGTAACACCGCTGGCCGGCGTAACCCCGGGGGATGTGACCACCGCCAAGCTGCGCATGATGGAAGGCGTGGACGAGCACTGGAACGGCAGGTTCACCCTGACCGTGAACGACCCGTTGTGCGGCACGCGCAGCTTCCCGATCCGCTATGAGATCCAGTGGGTGGACGCCGGCCAGGACTACACACTGCTGCTGCACAAGGACTACGATCGCGAGATGGTGGATCCGCCCAACGTGTACATCTCCACCACCACCGACAAATGGACCTACGCGCACGAATTCGCGCATACCCTCGGTCTTCCCGACGAATATTCCGAGAACGAAGACGATGCATCGGACACGGTGCGCTACGCCCGCCCGGACGGCAGCTTCGACCCGGCCACGGTCGAAGCGCAGTCCTTCCGCGAAAGCACCGACCCGCTGTCCACCATCATGTCCACCTACCAGAGCACGGGCACCCACCCGCGCTTTGCCTGGAATATCGGCATGGAGGTCCAGCAATTGCTGAGCCGTGAGATCGGCCGGGAGATAACATGCACCGTTTCCTGA
- a CDS encoding LysR family transcriptional regulator ArgP yields MRIDHAQLRALAAVVREGSFERAAQSLNVTSSAVSQRIKALEDRVGRLLVKRSSPAMATPEGQVLVQLAEQTALLEHDALHRMGLADEDLPHASIPVAVNHDSLETWFPEAARSFASQTGTTLDLRLEDQDHTVALLRQGAVLGAVTTLDEPVQGCQIHALGSIRYAATCTPAFHEKHFSKGVNAQSLAQAPVLVFNRKDDLQARFARRLAGEDLSLTAPTWWIPSTRAFVQANLGGLGWTMNPLPLVKRHLEAGRLVYMKQRAWEDVPLYWQHWKGDVQTMALLTRAVLAASGALVRKKR; encoded by the coding sequence ATGCGGATCGACCATGCCCAGCTTCGCGCCCTTGCTGCCGTGGTCCGCGAGGGCAGTTTCGAACGCGCCGCGCAGTCGCTCAATGTCACCTCCTCGGCGGTGTCGCAGCGGATCAAGGCGCTGGAAGACCGGGTGGGACGGCTGCTGGTCAAGCGCTCCTCCCCCGCCATGGCCACCCCCGAGGGCCAGGTGCTGGTGCAGCTGGCCGAACAGACTGCCCTGTTGGAGCACGATGCCCTGCACCGGATGGGCCTGGCCGACGAAGACCTGCCGCACGCCAGCATCCCGGTGGCGGTGAACCACGACAGCCTGGAAACCTGGTTCCCCGAGGCGGCCCGCAGCTTCGCCTCGCAGACCGGGACCACCCTGGACCTGCGCCTGGAAGACCAGGACCACACCGTGGCGCTGTTGCGCCAGGGCGCGGTGCTGGGCGCGGTGACCACGCTGGACGAGCCCGTGCAGGGCTGCCAGATCCATGCGCTGGGCAGCATCCGCTATGCCGCCACCTGCACCCCGGCGTTCCATGAGAAGCACTTTTCCAAGGGGGTCAACGCGCAGTCGCTGGCGCAGGCCCCGGTGCTGGTGTTCAACCGCAAGGACGACCTGCAGGCGCGGTTCGCCAGGCGTCTGGCCGGCGAGGACCTGTCGCTGACCGCACCGACCTGGTGGATTCCCTCCACCCGCGCCTTCGTGCAGGCCAACCTGGGCGGGCTGGGCTGGACCATGAACCCGCTGCCGCTGGTCAAACGCCACCTGGAGGCCGGGCGCCTGGTCTACATGAAGCAACGCGCGTGGGAGGACGTGCCGCTGTACTGGCAGCACTGGAAGGGCGATGTGCAGACGATGGCGCTGCTCACCCGCGCGGTGCTGGCCGCCTCGGGGGCGCTGGTAAGAAAGAAGCGATAA
- a CDS encoding LysE family transporter — MFSFISGGPGLAAWFSGAATGIGLFAVVGAQSAFILRQGILRKHIVPVVATCAAIDGIFIFASVAGLRTLTQALPWLTTVVLWGGVAFLAWYAWQSARRALAGGGGMHVDDGDSTSRRAVLMSAVGFSLINPHFWLDMMVIGGIAENFGNARMAFAAGVFTASCLWLTAQGLGARLLAPLFTKPKTWRILDGTIAVILSILALTLAFRGMH; from the coding sequence ATGTTTTCCTTCATCTCCGGCGGCCCCGGTCTGGCCGCGTGGTTCAGTGGTGCGGCAACCGGCATCGGCCTGTTCGCGGTGGTCGGTGCACAGAGCGCCTTCATCCTGCGCCAGGGCATCCTGCGCAAGCACATCGTGCCGGTCGTGGCGACCTGTGCGGCCATCGATGGCATCTTTATCTTCGCCAGCGTGGCCGGCCTGCGCACCCTCACCCAGGCGCTGCCGTGGCTGACCACCGTGGTGCTGTGGGGCGGCGTGGCCTTCCTGGCGTGGTACGCCTGGCAGTCGGCGCGGCGTGCGCTGGCCGGTGGCGGCGGCATGCACGTGGACGACGGCGACAGCACCTCGCGCCGTGCGGTACTGATGTCGGCGGTCGGCTTCTCGCTGATCAACCCGCATTTCTGGCTCGACATGATGGTCATCGGCGGCATCGCGGAGAACTTCGGCAATGCGCGCATGGCCTTCGCGGCCGGCGTGTTCACCGCCAGCTGCCTGTGGTTGACCGCCCAGGGCCTCGGCGCGCGCCTGCTGGCCCCGCTGTTCACCAAGCCGAAGACCTGGCGCATCCTCGACGGCACCATCGCAGTGATCCTGTCGATCCTCGCCTTGACCCTCGCGTTCCGCGGCATGCATTGA
- a CDS encoding S9 family peptidase produces MTKWAALVAMGMLAGQAAAVDLERYLKRDQFTDIKISPDGEYYAATVPMEDRTALAILRRTDGSIVGSFVPPPKNHATQFDWVNRERVLIGLAEKIGSLDQPRLTGELYAMNADGGRGELLVGYRVEGNGPGTRIQPKKVETVAAFMFDELANDDRNVLVSIWPFSEDPFTRVDRLDVQSGRRTTIARSPVRRADFTSDNAGQVRFAHGAGADNVNKLYYREASGDTWKLVNDEAVNGRIEQAIGFSADNTLAYFTSEQDKGPDVIVSWDPATGKRTPLLRDPQVDPSRIIRRPGTSIPVGALYLGDKPRTRFFDETSPDARLYRSLEAAFGGDAIYITSSTRDGKQLLVEAWSGQNPGDFYIFNTEAKKAEHLISRSSWVDATTSAKVMPVAVKARDGLDINGFLTVPAGKTGAKLPMVVLPHGGPFGVFDDGSYDIEPQLLAAAGYAVLQVNFRGSGNFGRAYRSAGARQWGGAMQDDLTDATRWAIDQGHADPARICIYGASYGGYAALMGAAKEPSLYKCAAGYVGVYDLPLMFTNGDIQSQGSGETYLKEWLGNPQQLGAVSPVNLAAQIKVPVFLAAGGEDKRAPIQHTKRMEAALKKAGVPVESLYYSTEGHGFYTDPHRREYYTKLLAFLAKNLGGETAAAGKPAQP; encoded by the coding sequence ATGACGAAGTGGGCGGCGTTGGTCGCCATGGGGATGCTGGCCGGGCAGGCCGCCGCAGTGGATCTGGAGCGCTACCTCAAGCGTGACCAGTTCACCGATATCAAGATCTCGCCCGATGGCGAGTACTACGCGGCCACGGTGCCGATGGAAGACCGGACCGCACTGGCGATCCTGCGTCGTACCGACGGCTCGATCGTCGGTTCGTTCGTGCCGCCGCCGAAGAACCATGCCACCCAGTTCGACTGGGTCAACCGCGAGCGCGTGCTGATCGGCCTGGCCGAGAAGATCGGGTCGCTGGACCAGCCGCGCCTCACCGGCGAGCTGTATGCCATGAACGCCGACGGCGGCCGCGGCGAACTGCTGGTCGGCTATCGCGTGGAAGGCAACGGCCCCGGCACGCGCATCCAGCCCAAGAAGGTCGAGACCGTAGCCGCCTTCATGTTCGATGAGCTGGCCAATGACGACCGCAACGTATTGGTCTCCATCTGGCCGTTCTCCGAGGACCCCTTCACCCGCGTTGATCGCCTCGATGTGCAGAGCGGGCGCCGCACCACCATCGCCCGCTCGCCGGTGCGCCGCGCCGACTTCACCAGCGACAACGCCGGCCAGGTCCGGTTCGCCCACGGCGCCGGGGCCGACAACGTCAACAAGCTGTACTACCGCGAAGCCAGTGGCGACACCTGGAAGCTGGTCAACGACGAGGCCGTCAACGGCCGCATCGAACAGGCGATCGGCTTCTCGGCCGACAACACCCTGGCCTACTTCACCAGCGAACAGGACAAGGGCCCGGACGTGATCGTGTCGTGGGACCCGGCCACCGGCAAGCGCACCCCGCTGCTGCGCGACCCGCAGGTGGACCCAAGCCGGATCATCCGCCGCCCCGGCACCTCCATTCCGGTGGGGGCGCTGTATCTGGGCGACAAGCCGCGGACCCGCTTCTTCGATGAAACCTCGCCCGACGCGCGCCTGTACCGGAGCCTGGAGGCGGCGTTCGGAGGCGATGCCATCTACATCACCTCCAGCACCCGCGACGGCAAGCAGCTGCTGGTCGAAGCGTGGTCGGGGCAGAACCCCGGCGACTTCTACATCTTCAACACCGAGGCCAAGAAGGCCGAGCACCTGATCAGCCGCAGCAGCTGGGTCGACGCCACAACGTCGGCCAAGGTCATGCCGGTGGCAGTGAAGGCGCGCGACGGTCTGGACATCAACGGGTTCCTCACCGTGCCCGCGGGCAAGACCGGCGCCAAGCTGCCGATGGTGGTACTGCCGCATGGCGGCCCGTTCGGCGTCTTCGATGACGGCAGCTACGACATCGAACCGCAGCTGTTGGCCGCGGCCGGTTATGCGGTGCTGCAGGTCAACTTCCGCGGCTCGGGCAACTTCGGGCGTGCCTATCGCTCGGCCGGTGCGCGCCAGTGGGGCGGGGCCATGCAGGACGACCTCACCGACGCCACCCGCTGGGCCATCGACCAGGGCCACGCCGATCCTGCACGGATCTGCATTTACGGCGCCAGTTACGGCGGTTACGCCGCGTTGATGGGGGCCGCCAAGGAGCCGTCGCTGTACAAGTGCGCGGCCGGCTATGTAGGCGTGTACGACCTGCCGCTGATGTTCACCAATGGCGACATCCAGAGCCAGGGCTCGGGCGAAACCTACCTGAAGGAATGGCTGGGCAACCCGCAGCAGCTGGGCGCGGTGTCACCGGTCAACCTGGCCGCGCAGATCAAGGTGCCGGTGTTCCTGGCCGCCGGCGGCGAAGACAAGCGCGCACCGATCCAGCACACCAAGCGCATGGAAGCGGCCTTGAAGAAGGCCGGCGTGCCGGTGGAATCGCTGTATTACTCGACCGAAGGCCACGGCTTCTACACCGATCCCCACCGTCGCGAGTACTACACCAAACTGCTGGCGTTCCTGGCCAAAAACCTGGGGGGTGAAACCGCTGCGGCCGGCAAGCCCGCGCAACCCTGA
- a CDS encoding oligopeptide:H+ symporter: protein MTAAALPASASTATDDFLGHPKGVYVCFFTEMWERFSFYGMKALLLLYLTKYHLFGDKAGLDLLGAYGGLVYCIPVFGGLLADRWLGMRKAVVFGGVLLVLGHLGMAFEGHAATRIDGQIVRDDAALGITYLSLALIIMGVGFLKPNISTIVGKLYPENDPRRDSGFSLFYAGINLGALFASLVCGFLGEAYGWKYGFGAAGIGMVIGLGMFLWGQKYLQGHAEPTDVPALRQRVLGIRREWLIYAVAVLGVVPVAALMWAAANGAFALGGEISLALMLMIVVLGGVLVWFAWFTGTRCTPVQRQQMIALMALIFMALVFFTLYEQTYGSWVTFTDRLLTKDLVPSLVIQGGMPLPWSIASLLLAPLGFVVAARLSERTPGSTAPRNLFVGIVVLMLVMLVRDCLVIPQTAGSLTYLGGLFLVVLAPLFATLWAWLDRRRLDPSKPVKSSFGLIFAALSFVPLALAAQQVGATGQMASVWWLVLAYLILEIGEMCLSPVGLSAVTQLAAPRVVSLMMGTWFLATAFSETLAALFGKLAAIEVPEGETMNIASAAASYEHLFWLLMWIGLGCAAVALACSPLLKKMMHGVK, encoded by the coding sequence ATGACCGCAGCCGCCCTGCCCGCTTCCGCTTCGACCGCCACCGACGATTTCCTTGGCCACCCCAAGGGCGTCTACGTCTGCTTCTTTACCGAGATGTGGGAGCGGTTTTCGTTCTACGGCATGAAGGCGCTGCTGCTGCTGTACCTCACCAAGTACCACCTGTTCGGCGACAAGGCCGGGCTGGACCTGCTGGGGGCGTATGGCGGGCTGGTGTACTGCATTCCGGTGTTCGGTGGCCTGCTGGCCGACCGCTGGCTGGGCATGCGCAAGGCGGTGGTGTTCGGTGGCGTGCTGCTGGTGCTGGGGCACCTGGGCATGGCCTTCGAAGGCCACGCGGCCACCCGCATCGACGGCCAGATCGTGCGCGACGACGCCGCGCTGGGCATTACCTACCTGTCGCTGGCGCTGATCATCATGGGTGTGGGCTTCCTCAAGCCCAACATCTCCACCATCGTCGGCAAGCTGTACCCGGAAAACGATCCGCGCCGCGATTCGGGCTTCTCGCTGTTCTACGCCGGCATCAACCTGGGCGCGCTGTTCGCCTCGCTGGTGTGCGGCTTCCTCGGCGAGGCCTACGGCTGGAAGTACGGCTTCGGCGCCGCCGGTATCGGCATGGTGATCGGCCTGGGCATGTTCCTGTGGGGCCAGAAGTACCTGCAGGGCCACGCCGAACCGACCGATGTACCCGCGCTGCGCCAGCGCGTGCTGGGCATCCGCCGCGAGTGGCTGATCTATGCGGTGGCCGTGCTTGGCGTGGTGCCGGTGGCGGCGCTGATGTGGGCCGCGGCCAATGGCGCGTTCGCGCTGGGCGGTGAAATCAGCCTGGCGCTGATGTTGATGATCGTGGTGCTGGGGGGCGTGCTGGTGTGGTTCGCCTGGTTCACCGGTACCCGCTGCACGCCGGTGCAGCGCCAGCAGATGATCGCGCTGATGGCGCTGATCTTCATGGCGCTGGTGTTCTTCACCCTGTACGAGCAGACCTACGGGTCGTGGGTGACCTTCACCGACCGCCTGCTGACCAAGGACCTGGTGCCCTCCCTGGTGATCCAGGGCGGCATGCCGCTGCCGTGGTCGATCGCCTCGCTGCTGCTGGCGCCGCTGGGCTTCGTGGTGGCGGCGCGGCTGTCCGAGCGCACTCCCGGCTCGACCGCACCGCGCAATCTGTTCGTCGGCATCGTCGTGTTGATGCTGGTGATGCTGGTCCGCGACTGCCTGGTGATTCCGCAGACCGCCGGCTCGCTGACCTACCTGGGCGGGTTGTTCCTGGTGGTGCTGGCGCCTTTGTTCGCCACGTTGTGGGCCTGGCTGGACCGGCGTCGGCTTGACCCGTCCAAGCCGGTGAAGTCCTCGTTCGGGTTGATCTTCGCCGCGCTGTCGTTCGTGCCGCTGGCCCTGGCGGCGCAGCAGGTGGGCGCGACCGGGCAGATGGCCAGCGTGTGGTGGCTGGTGCTGGCCTACCTGATCCTGGAGATCGGCGAGATGTGCCTGTCGCCGGTGGGCCTGTCGGCGGTGACCCAGCTGGCCGCGCCGCGCGTGGTCAGCCTGATGATGGGCACCTGGTTCCTGGCCACCGCGTTCTCCGAGACGCTGGCCGCGCTGTTCGGCAAGCTCGCCGCGATCGAGGTGCCCGAAGGCGAAACCATGAACATCGCCAGCGCCGCCGCGAGCTACGAGCACCTGTTCTGGCTGCTGATGTGGATCGGCCTGGGCTGCGCGGCGGTGGCCCTGGCCTGTTCGCCGCTGCTGAAGAAGATGATGCACGGGGTGAAGTAA